One Cydia pomonella isolate Wapato2018A chromosome 14, ilCydPomo1, whole genome shotgun sequence DNA segment encodes these proteins:
- the LOC133525025 gene encoding tryptophan 2,3-dioxygenase, which produces MACPMRSVIDESAGQDGACLGNEAGMLYGEYLMLDKLLTAQRMLSAESSKTVHDEHLFIVTHQAYELWFKQIIFEVDSVRALLDVEGLDEGHTMEILKRLNRVVLILKLLVDQVMILETMTPLDFMDFRHYLRPASGFQSLQFRLLENKLGLKQALRVKYNQNYQSVFGDNPEAMEQLQKSEEEPALLALIERWLERTPGLDAQGFNFWGKFQATVDNMIKEDIAAAMEEPNEVVRRHRLQDAENRREIYRSIFDRSVHDALRSRGERRLSHKALQGAIMITFYRDEPRFSQPHQLLTLLMDMDSLITKWRYNHVIMVQRMIGSQQLGTGGSSGYQYLRSTLSDRYKVFLDLFNLSTFLLPRSLIPPLDESMKRSLTLTWGEANGNANDNQNDLEESFKSL; this is translated from the exons aTCAGTTATCGACGAATCAGCGGGGCAAGATGGCGCATGCCTGGGCAACGAAGCCGGTATGCTGTACGGCGAATATCTCATGCTGGACAAGCTGCTTACAGCCCAAAGGATGCTCAGCGCTGAGAGCTCGAAGACTGTTCATGATGAGCACTTGTTCATCGTTACCCACCAAG CATACGAGCTCTGGTTCAAGCAGATCATTTTCGAGGTGGATTCGGTACGAGCACTGCTGGACGTTGAAGGTCTGGATGAGGGTCATACCATGGAGATACTGAAGCGGCTCAATCGAGTCGTCCTTATTCTAAAG CTCCTGGTGGACCAGGTGATGATCTTGGAGACCATGACGCCGCTGGATTTCATGGACTTCAGGCACTACCTGCGGCCTGCCTCAGGGTTTCAGAGTCTGCAGTTCCGTCTACTGGAGAACAAG CTTGGCCTCAAGCAAGCGCTACGCGTGAAGTACAACCAGAACTATCAGTCTGTCTTCGGAGACAACCCAGAAGCCATGGAACAACTACAAAA GTCAGAAGAAGAGCCAGCACTGCTGGCGTTGATCGAACGGTGGCTGGAGCGCACGCCTGGCCTCGACGCGCAAGGGTTCAACTTCTGGGGCAAATTCCAAGCTACCGTGGACAACATGATTAAAGAGGACATCGCTGCTGCTATG GAAGAACCCAACGAGGTGGTCCGTCGCCACCGCCTGCAGGACGCTGAGAATCGCCGCGAGATCTACCGCTCCATCTTCGATCGCTCCGTGCACGATGCTCTACGATCCCGAGGCGAGAGAAG ACTGTCTCACAAAGCGCTACAAGGTGCCATCATGATCACATTTTACCGCGACGAGCCTCGCTTCTCGCAGCCGCATCAACTTCTGACACTTCTGATGGACATGGATAGTCTTATCACCAAGTGGCGAT ATAATCACGTGATTATGGTGCAGCGTATGATAGGTTCCCAGCAGCTTGGCACAGGCGGTTCTTCAGGCTACCAGTATCTTCGTTCCACGCTCAG CGACCGCTACAAAGTGTTTCTGGACCTCTTCAACCTATCCACATTCTTATTGCCTCGCTCTCTCATCCCACCCCTGGACGAAAGCATGAAGCGCAGCCTCACCCTGACCTGGGGCGAGGCCAACGGCAACGCAAACGATAACCAGAACGACCTTGAAGAATCCTTCAAGTCTTTATAG